CAAACATGGAATTTAAAAATTGTTGGATGTTTTTATCTTCTGAAAATACCATTAAAAAGGGCATAATTATGTTGAAAAACATTTCCTCTTTTCTTTGTTTGCCGATGCCTTTAAAGTCCATTATGTTTTTTAGGGCAGATTTTGGGTTTTTATTTTTTATCTCAGTTTTAACTTTTTCAAGAAAAAAATTTACTAAACCTTTTTCAATGCTCTTTTCCAAAAGTTCTGTTATCCCTTTTATTCTTTTCTCAGGAAAATTGGCAGGTCTTATACCTTTGTATTCCCACACGGATTTATCCATCCTTAAAGAAAGATCAAAATTTTCTGGTAATCCGTCTTTTTCATTTATAAAACCAGCTCTGTATAAAAGTGCTTTTTCTATAGTATGTCTATCTTTAAGTTTTTTTATTTCCGAATAAGGTAGGATTAAAGCAAGTTCTAAAAAATTTACTTTATTTTTTGGATAGCC
This Candidatus Desulfofervidus auxilii DNA region includes the following protein-coding sequences:
- a CDS encoding DUF2851 family protein, with the protein product MQNLLKIASPDEALYREIMLSLGYPKNKVNFLELALILPYSEIKKLKDRHTIEKALLYRAGFINEKDGLPENFDLSLRMDKSVWEYKGIRPANFPEKRIKGITELLEKSIEKGLVNFFLEKVKTEIKNKNPKSALKNIMDFKGIGKQRKEEMFFNIIMPFLMVFSEDKNIQQFLNSMF